From the genome of Uranotaenia lowii strain MFRU-FL chromosome 1, ASM2978415v1, whole genome shotgun sequence, one region includes:
- the LOC129739193 gene encoding uncharacterized protein LOC129739193 — MAQGRPRLKLLIILLLVDCFATLLISTAHGEDDKSSSAEESSSEVDMSESDMQQVGETLISAQLNAIIDLYKQEDPVGLPGATVPDPMPIPEIKQSFSIAKMHMKNVLAYGLSKFRIKLLKTELHTMRVQTKVQIDEMQVVGNYTMSTFFNRAEGPFEVVLKNVMTKGNVSLGVERDGKVRTQDISLDIEFDDMSMDFQNLGFMGSIFQSVVNSASNLVFDTIKPFMLSEAYSKIRAEIDTRVENMTSEYNILFPNSISPLDMAIGEARSLVRNKKFDPFLIPDYNTTAGIFGMQTSHTWIRGVSSFYRYGDIGIEMQNNTVALSMKVGTQRVKGSTQWEVSVGRGMVTRAGQAQFTVEHIKVAFEVQQPLDLRRKPKLNDIQLELGNIQVRCDGAGTLDYVIEAVVNILPNLLRYQIMDAIENPLKTRIQEKLDCINVEQMIKKHVKEYERHGMEMKIDFKIC; from the exons ATGGCGCAAGGCAGGCCACGCTTGAAGCTCTTAATCATCCTTTTGTTGGTTGATTGTTTCGCCACGCTGCTTATCAGCACGGCCCACGGCGAGGATG ATAAATCATCTTCGGCAGAGGAATCGTCGTCCGAGGTCGATATGAGCGAGTCCGATATGCAACAGGTCGGCGAAACGTTGATTTCGGCCCAACTGAACGCGATCATCGATCTGTACAAACAGGAAGATCCAGTGGGGTTGCCCGGAGCTACCGTTCCAGATCCGATGCCCATTCCGGAGATCAAACAATCCTTTTCGATCGCTAAGATGCACATGAAGAACGTGCTAGCGTATGGGTTGTCCAAGTTTCGAATCAAGCTGCTCAAGACAGAACTACACACGATGCGGGTCCAGACGAAGGTGCAGATCGACGAAATGCAGGTTGTGGGCAATTATACGATGAGTACATTCTTTAACCGGGCAGAAGGTCCGTTCGAGGTCGTGTTGAAGAACGTCATGACCAAAGGAAATGTATCGTTGGGTGTCGAGCGTGATGGAAAAGTTCGGACTCAAGACATTAGCTTGGATATTGAATTCGACGATATGTCGATGGACTTTCAGAACTTAGGCTTCATGGGAAGCATTTTCCAGAGTGTGGTGAATTCGGCTTCAAATTTGGTGTTCGATACGATCAAACCATTCATGTTGAGTGAAGCGTATAGCAAAATTCGGGCAGAAATCGACACGAGGGTTGAAAACATGACTAGTGAATACAATATCTTGTTCCCGAACTCAATTTCTCCATTGGACATGGCCATCGGGGAAGCGCGTAGTCTTGTTCGTAACAAGAAATTTGATCCTTTCCTTATTCCCGACTACAATACGACGGCGGGTATCTTTGGCATGCAGACTTCGCACACCTGGATACGGGGAGTATCGAGTTTCTATCGCTATGGAGATATAGGCATCGAAATGCAAAACAACACGGTTGCGCTGTCGATGAAAGTTGGTACACAGCGTGTCAAGGGTTCGACGCAGTGGGAAGTTTCGGTTGGTCGCGGAATGGTTACACGGGCAGGTCAGGCTCAGTTCACCGTGGAACACATCAAGGTGGCATTCGAAGTACAGCAGCCGCTTGATCTGCGCAGAAAGCCGAAACTGAATGATATACAGCTTGAGCTGGGAAACATACAAGTTCGGTGCGATGGGGCCGGAACCCTGGACTACGTCATCGAGGCCGTGGTTAATATTCTGCCGAACCTGTTACGCTACCAAATAATGGATGCTATTGAAAATCCGCTCAAAACACGTATCCAGGAAAAGCTGGACTGCATAAACGTTGAGCAGATGATCAAAAAGCATGTCAAGGAGTACGAGCGACATGGCATGGAGATGaaaatagatttcaaaatttgttag
- the LOC129739194 gene encoding uncharacterized protein LOC129739194 — translation MNINNLPVEVLELIFHHLPVRDRKVGAEVCHLWAQIVSGWSCMADVDLVIKVSLLSIESPAISHRRYRNLFLRVDRELNNNSRITISNVLFGYKESLERLRISWELEDRPIDLFVFLWLLSFTPGLRVLIVEDCNETWDETSEMPSSSSIPCLVNLETVELPCSLMDNINFNLCLLAPKIRILIATINGRHAWTAIQELSGQLSSLTVRTETENNLQPFWWNVDGRKLNQLTLSKLCYDLMDIVDVNPSDASQFFSCCSSLTALRLELHVPLSVIRIVVQSCPLLTKLLVYDLDDGMAFLVAVQPLQQLTHLTVMETSFESKPSTNFLLPKVVSLTLHSVEFRDPSLFFQHLNNATPNLRSLKLSRYAHLDDSQPDASVLRALLSSNLHKLRKLTLANNNSFPSHLFSHINLLSNLVDLRLDFFGLNPWVRFACVPTIQRMVLSVGKLSQVQLRALLRVFSALIRLDLIVANPSSEETILDYIHEIVRNCPNTEINVWERKNKASFLDEWFGNY, via the exons ATGAATATCAACAATCTTCCAGTAGAG gttttggaattgatttttcaCCATCTTCCGGTTAGGGACCGTAAAGTGGGAGCCGAAGTATGTCATCTTTGGGCCCAGATCGTTTCCGGTTGGTCTTGTATGGCAGATGTTGATTTAGTGATTAAAGTGTCTCTGTTGAGCATAGAATCTCCCGCCATCAGTCATCGACGGTATCGTAACTTGTTCCTACGCGTAGATCGAGAGTTGAACAATAATTCTAGGATTACCATTTCCAATGTTCTTTTCGGGTACAAAGAATCCCTCGAAAGGCTGCGAATTTCTTGGGAGCTCGAAGATAGGCCGATTGATTTGTTTGTATTCCTATGGTTGTTATCCTTCACTCCCGGACTCAGGGTACTGATCGTGGAAGATTGTAACGAAACTTGGGATGAGACGAGCGAAATGCCATCATCATCTTCGATCCCGTGCTTAGTAAATCTGGAAACAGTGGAACTACCATGCAGTCTAATGGACAATATCAACTTTAATCTCTGCCTGCTGGCGCCTAAAATACGAATTTTGATCGCTACCATAAATGGGCGGCATGCCTGGACAGCGATACAGGAACTAAGCGGCCAATTATCATCGCTCACAGTTCGAACCGAAACAGAGAACAATTTGCAGCCATTTTGGTGGAACGTGGATGGTCGAAAACTCAACCAACTCACCTTGTCCAAACTTTGCTACGATCTAATGGATATAGTCGACGTGAACCCTAGCGATGCCAGCCAATTCTTCAGTTGCTGTTCTTCGCTGACAGCACTTAGGCTGGAACTTCACGTCCCATTATCGGTTATACGAATCGTAGTTCAAAGCTGCCCACTTCTAACCAAGCTGCTTGTCTACGACTTAGATGACGGTATGGCTTTTCTTGTCGCAGTTCAACCTCTCCAACAGCTAACCCATCTCACAGTGATGGAGACAAGCTTTGAAAGCAAGCCGTCCACAAACTTCCTGCTACCCAAAGTAGTCAGTCTAACGCTCCATTCTGTAGAATTCCGCGACCCTTCTttgttttttcaacatcttAACAACGCTACGCCAAACCTCCGATCACTTAAGTTGTCCCGCTACGCTCATCTGGACGATTCGCAACCGGACGCAAGCGTGCTGCGAGCTCTGCTCTCAAGTAATCTGCACAAGCTGCGAAAGCTGACCCTGGCCAATAACAATTCGTTCCCATCGCACCTGTTCAGTCACATCAATCTGCTTTCAAACCTGGTAGATCTTCGTTTAGACTTCTTCGGACTCAATCCGTGGGTGCGCTTCGCCTGTGTGCCCACAATACAACGGATGGTGCTGAGCGTCGGTAAACTAAGCCAGGTGCAGCTACGGGCACTGCTCAGGGTATTttcggcactgattcgattggATTTGATCGTTGCAAACCCGAGTAGCGAAGAGACCATTTTGGACTATATCCACGAGATCGTTAGAAACTGCCCAAACACCGAAATCAACGTGTGGGAACGGAAGAATAAGGCATCCTTTTTGGATGAGTGGTTCGGGAACTACTGA
- the LOC129739195 gene encoding AN1-type zinc finger protein 2A: MEFPHLGKHCSEKFCNKLDFLPMKCDACGAIFCSEHFSYQTHSCPSAYKKDVQVPICPLCSEPVPTPRDVSPDITVGAHIDQYCKSEKNKIYTNRCTFKNCKKKELVPFNCTVCKMNYCLKHRHTADHECYTIVRPAAAPQVRTTAGIGSILAGRAAMQRQQQAPSTGVQPRSLVTAAGGGPVQSKYVSSLQGNMSEDEALARALALSMQEEEAQRTNAQQPSGSGTNNSRTRGITVGGNGKDKCNLS, encoded by the exons ATGGAGTTTCCACACTTAGGAAAACACTGTTCCGAAAAGTTCTGCAACAAGCTCG ATTTCCTTCCGATGAAGTGTGACGCTTGTGGTGCGATTTTCTG TTCAGAGCACTTCAGCTACCAAACGCATTCCTGCCCATCGGCTTACAAAAAGGACGTGCAGGTTCCGATCTGCCCGTTATGCAGTGAACCGGTTCCTACTCCACGTGACGTTTCCCCGGATATTACGGTCGGTGCCCATATCGATCAGTACTGCAAATCGGAGAAGAACAAAATCTACACCAATCGGTGCACCTTCAAAAACTGCAAAAAGAAAGAACTGGTTCCATTCAACTGCACCGTCTGCAAAATGAACTACTGCCTCAAGCATCGTCACACTGCCGATCACGAATGTTACACCATTGTCCGTCCAGCTGCAGCACCCCAGGTCCGAACCACTGCTGGCATAGGAAGTATCCTGGCAGGACGGGCGGCCATGCAAAGACAACAACAGGCTCCGTCCACCGGCGTACAACCGAGATCCCTGGTGACCGCTGCTGGTGGAGGCCCAGTACAATCGAAATATGTTAGCAGCCTTCAAGGGAACATGTCCGAGGATGAAGCACTTGCCCGCGCCTTGGCCCTCTCGATGCAGGAAGAGGAAGCGCAGCGAACAAATGCCCAGCAGCCTAGCGGAAGCGGTACCAACAACAGTCGGACTCGAGGCATAACCGTCGGTGGTAATGGCAAAGACAAGTGTAACCTGTCGTGA
- the LOC129739196 gene encoding eukaryotic translation initiation factor 4E-like, with amino-acid sequence MGGKTKEEIVQRPESTEQNHTDQDGIVDPECLIKHTLQFQWTLWYPEPDKNKSWGDKLNEVATVGVVEDFWRLYNHIKSPSDLKTECDCSLFEQGIRPMWDDEKNFRGGRWVINVPRQQHHELDKYWLDTILCRIGEVFDNPEEICGAVVNIRQKTDEIAIWTSTVMNRDAPMPEKPPRKTEKKEK; translated from the exons ATGGGTGGCAAAACCAAGGAGGAGATTGTGCAACGACCGGAGAGCACCGAGCAAAATCATACCGACCAGGACGGTATCGTCGATCCGGAATGCCTCATCAAGCATACGCTGCAATTCCAGTGGACGCTCTGGTATCCGGAACCGGATAAAAACAAGTCGTGGGGAGACAAGCTGAACGAGGTGGCCACCGTCGGTGTCGTTGAGGACTTCTGGAGATTATACAACCACATCAAGAGCCCGTCGGACCTGAAGACCGAGTGCGATTGTTCGCTGTTCGAGCAGGGCATCCGCCCCATGTGGGACGACGAGAAGAATTTCCGCGGCGGCCGGTGGGTGATCAACGTGCCCCGGCAGCAGCACCACGAATTGGACAAATATTGGCTGGATACGATATTGTGTCGGATTGGCGAGGTTTTCGATAATCCTGAAGAAATTTGCGGTGCCGTCGTGAACATTCGACAGAAGACGGATGAAATTGCGATTTGGACCTCCACCGTCATGAACCGGGACGCGCCGATGCCGGAGAAGCc TCCacgaaaaacggaaaaaaaagaaaaataa
- the LOC129739198 gene encoding eukaryotic translation initiation factor 4E-like, with translation MGGKTKEEIVQRPESTEQNHTDQDGIVDPECLIKHTLQFQWTLWYPEPDKNKSWGDKLNEVATVGVVEDFWRLYNHIKSPSDLKTECDCSLFEQGIRPMWDDEKNFRGGRWVINVPRQQHHELDKYWLDTILCRIGEVFDNPEEICGAVVNIRQKTDEIAIWTSTVMNRDAPMPEKP, from the coding sequence ATGGGTGGCAAAACCAAGGAGGAGATTGTGCAACGACCGGAGAGCACCGAGCAAAATCATACCGACCAGGACGGTATCGTCGATCCGGAATGCCTCATCAAGCATACGCTGCAATTCCAGTGGACGCTCTGGTATCCGGAACCGGATAAAAACAAGTCGTGGGGAGACAAGCTGAACGAGGTGGCCACCGTCGGTGTCGTTGAGGACTTCTGGAGATTATACAACCACATCAAGAGCCCGTCGGACCTGAAGACCGAGTGCGATTGTTCGCTGTTCGAGCAGGGCATCCGCCCCATGTGGGACGACGAGAAGAATTTCCGCGGCGGCCGGTGGGTGATCAACGTGCCCCGGCAGCAGCACCACGAATTGGACAAATATTGGCTGGATACGATATTGTGTCGGATTGGCGAGGTTTTCGATAATCCTGAAGAAATTTGCGGTGCCGTCGTGAACATTCGACAGAAGACGGATGAAATTGCGATTTGGACCTCCACCGTCATGAACCGGGACGCGCCGATGCCGGAGAAGCcgtaa